AGTATTACACTGCTTCACTAGTCGATCACAAGTGGCCGTGCAGTCCCGGCCATAAGTGCAGTCTGCATTAGTCTCACAGCGTCGCCCCCTCAAAAATCCCCGTACAACGGCCTCAGATGCCACACTGCGCAGGTTGGCCATCTTGCAGTCATATTTTGCATTGTAGCCCACATGGCGAGGGCTGGCATCGCATATTAGGAAACTCCCGTAGGACCCGTGGAAGACCTCCTCCACAAACTCCAGCAGGCCAATGGTGATGCGAGCCCTGCGGGGCCAGGCTGGTGCGAGCCAGTGGTTCAGGCTGGAGCTCAAAGCCTCTGGGACCAGAGCCTGCAGGTAATGAGGCACTTCCAGCCTGTAGAGGGAGCTGTGGGCCACACGCTCTGTCACATACAGGTCTCCACAGAAGCCGAGCAGCTTGGGGGTGTGCTCCTTCTCctgcagcgccaccatcaggagGAACTCGTTGATCTGGAGAAGAGCCCAGATAGACTTGGCTTCTGCTAGAGACACCTTGCCATCCTGGTTGACATCAGCTAGAGTAATGACCCGGTCCACCAAGGTGCTCAAAGACGACTGCTCACCGAGGTTAGCCTGCATGAAGGAGGTCAACACAACAACAGGTTATTATGAGGCAAACatggtaaaacaaaaaaaggaacaaggaatatttatttatcataTATAATGTAACTGCTAAGAAAAAAAGACCTTTAGGAAGCTATGCAGCATCTCTTTAAATTCATCCATAGAGGTTCCACGAGTGGGCTTGTCAAACAGGCTCATCTCTTGTCTCAGCACAGAGTCTGGAGCCCCGTCAGTCTTCACTGGATCCTCAACACCACACTTGATCACGACAGGTCTCTCCTTCCACAGTCCAGTGTACACCTGCAAGAACAGAAAAGTGACAATAATAAGAGATGATAATGGATGCTTGTATGTGAGTTGTACATTAAAGGCCAGTGGTtgggaagtgttttttttttaaatacaagcaTCAATTTAACACAAGCTGAAAAGACGTTCAGAACTGTATAAAGGTCAAACCTTACCTTCGCCTGCTGATTTACCATTAGCTGGTACACAAACGATCACTGCTTACAACTACAACTATCCTTTTCAGATTTGCAATAAACATGGCAGGAATCACGTCTGATACTAAATGTCGTCCCAACATTTTCTCAGTGTGTTCCAACATTTGATCTCACATTTCCTAATattaaagttttgttttcctccagaaaaaaagcaacaaaaacaacagcaaaatctgTTTCAGACCAAACTGTAAATCGATGAGCCAGAATTTCGATTTCTTTtagaattaaatgaaaatatcacaCAAATTATAcaatttttgttgtttttttaaaatatgtgtgtgGGGAAGCCACATTGACGAtgttataataaaataattatatgatatatttcaaaagcataaataaaagcTGTGCCACTTCATTCAATAATCTAAATGTAAGAAATGCTTGCGTTTCTGGTTTGCACATTAAAAAGTTTCactgtgagaagaaaaaaaaaacagtgattgCATGCAACTTGTGGCAGGTTTGGAAGTCTTTTCTTAGAGTAaaagttggtgtgtgtgtttattttacctGATGTATGGAGGAGGTGGACATGCAACGCTGCAGGGTTAGAGTCCTCTGATCACACAATGCCTTGCAGGACGAGCCTGATATTATGCCCCTTCTGTAGTGATCACACTgcaaaggaaacaggaaatgcacaTCATTAACCACAGGAAACAGATTATCCAAGTGCCTCACCCTCTTGCAAATccaatattataatattataagtatttctgtttatttacaccTCCAAGGTCTGCAAATAGTCTCTCAAACCTTTAATTGTGCTCCATCCAACACATTTCTAACATCACATCTCATTCGAGATGTGCCACGCTGCTCCTGTCCATTAGTTGTCGCTCTCTGGTTTCCTTCTAATGCTCACCATCTGATGCTACCACCTGCCCAAATTTAACTGCATCTGGTAATTAAATGCAATATAGAATGAAAATTAGCTGTATGTGTATGTTCAGCACAGAATCAATGGTTTAAGAACaaggctttgttttttgtgcttttatacTAAATGTATATACCACTGCAATGGTCCCAAAATTAACTATTTAGTATAATATTAGTATAATACATCAGAACTAGATGTAGGTCTAGACAATATGTTTGAGTTTCATGTCCTGACATTGGTGGCATTTTACCCGATAAGACTGTTAGTATActaatatgaataaatgatccAGTGCATCTTCATGCAAGTATCTGCACAACAACATcatctgaaaacactgcaatCTGATTTCATATACTGTGACAAAATAGCTAGAGGTTTGTGGGGCTTAAAATAGAAAATCTAGGTACAGTGATGCACTCAAGAATAGATAGggaacatagtggagcatttagtaGCAAACAAGATGGATAGCTCTCTCAGGAGTTAGTGGAGACCGAATGTTGACATACATTCATCAAGTGGGCATGGACAGAAAGCCAAATatatgataatgttgctccgtatTCCCTGGATGAGTAAATAAGGCACTATTTGCTAAGATGATATGTCagttatatttgtttttgtttcactgcCCCAAAGTggcacaaaaaaatgaattattctTATTCAGTGAGTCAACCCATTAACAAAAGTGCAAATGTATGTGCCAAAGAGTTCAagttcaaatgaaaaactgtcaGGCCCACAGAGGAGGTTGCACATTAGAACATTTTAAACTAAACCACTAAACAACTCTATATTTGCCTTTAATATAAACTACACTAAAAAACTACCACAAATACAAATCTAGTGGCATGAAAAGCGTCCATATAATCGAGtggacttttatttttcacactgtCAGAAACTGAGGCGATCACAAACTATACATCCATCTGTTGTGCAGACCTGATTATTTGTTACAATGAGCTTACATCATCGATTGTGTGCCTGGAGTGTCTCAATAAATGTCAGTGCCTGTTCTGTTgtcagcagctgaaagctctggaaacaAGCACAGCAGGAGAGTAGTTTAGTTATAGGCTGCATCTCATCCAGTGTCAAAGGCGGAGCATGAAGGAAGAGGCCAAACCAAGCAGCCCCCAActgtccctcctcttccttctcctgccAAATTTCCCTTTGTTTTGAAGTCTTGCATATTATTCATGTGTCTGAGCACTTTTCCTATTCTATGTAGACCACAAACATGCTTAAAAATATTATACAatgtgtcagattttttttttactattgaAATTGGCTGCTGTAGTATTCAGAGACGACACTTACAATGACCATATGGCAGACGTGCCCGCGGCAGAGTTCCGAGTAGGAGGCATACTGCATATAGATGACCCAGCTGGCAATGAGGATGCCCATCCATGCCAGGAGAAGGTACTTCACCTTAATGGCTGGGAGACGACTCTTCGAGGGAGTGGGAGAAAAGGGTTGGATGGGATGGAGAAGAAGAATACACAAAAAGTCAAGAAGACACAGCAACTGGTCATGAAAATAGATCTAAACTACAGTGATTGAAAGAACACGTGGTCACTCAGGTCAGGATAAAACAAAGTGAGCTGATAATCAGTGGAAAAATAAGTATTCTGAGCCTATACTTAAGTAAAGAGACCATAGATTAATGTAAATATACTCTGTAATAAGTCCAAGTCCTGCTTTAGAAATACTACCTAAgaattaacagcaaaatgtacttaaacgtatcaaaagtttgatttttatcattaattttttttttatttatatacgTTTGTATGGCTGCACCCAATATGGCAGTCAGGCCGCTGTCCTCGGGACTAACCACAGCACTAAAGCAGCTCTCATTAATGTAATCAAAGATCCTCCATAACACTAGACCggacagcagctgtcagccaTGACATTTAACTCAGTAGACTAGAAAATTCAGTCCAGCTGTGTCATTAACAGGCTCTTCCAACCTTACAGGCTGAACTTTCTCTTGACAATTTTAAATCTAGATTCATTGCGGGGTCCCAAAAGGTTTAGTTTCTAGGCCCCTTCCTGTTCAATCTACATATGCTGCTACTTGATTCCAACACGATATCTCTTACCATCCATATGCTGATGATACACGATTGTatatttcactttcacacaatAACCTCAGCCCTATAACTGACCAAATCAGTGAAATTAGAATCTGCAGGTCAGACAGGAGATCCAGTCCAAACTGATCTCGCTGTCTCTGAAACCCAGTGACCAGGTTAGAAATCTAGCTGTTATCTTGGATTCGAAACTCAACTTCACAAGACACATTAGTAGTATAGCTAGGCCTACATTTTAGCAccaaaaaaatatttctaaagTTTATCAATCTTGTCACAgtcagatgctgaaaaacttgTTCACATGTTCGTCTCCTCTGAACCTGATTAGTGCTATATTGGGGGAATCCTAAAAGACTGTGAGATGACTCCAGCTcattcaaaatgctgcagctaGAGTACTCAAAAAGCTGGCTTCCGATAAAATACGGATTTGATTTCAAAATATTGCTCACTGTCTACAAATTACTTAATGGTCTAAGCTCCTAAATACATGTGACCTGCTCACTGCTAACAAAACCACCAGAGACCCCAGATCACACTGGTCTCCTACCTGAACCCACGATCAGAAATAAATCTGGTGAAGCTGCATTCAGTTACTATGGGCCCACCCACTGGGTCATATTTCAAAAACTAGAACtagacattttaaaatctatgtgttaaaaacatataaaaaatcTATTCATGTtctattttgtgttgtttgtacTTGTCGTGTGTAAAGGACACTGAGCTCGCcttgtgtgaaatgttgtatataaataaatttgacttgactttaGGGCCAGCCACACAAATGTGTTCTAATCTTTTCCTCTTTGAGTTTTGAACCATAAGTTAAATGAATCCATATCAGAAGTTTAGGGAAGAATTGTCTCGTTTAAGTGCTAATAACTCACAGACATCAAATACATGGCAAACCTTTACTAAACTGAAGGGGTCATAAttaaaaaggtgtgtgtgtgggggggtaaACACAGCTGTTAAATGCAGCGCCTTGAATTTGAATGAGTTGAATTCATAAGGTCGATCAATGGACATCCTGCACCCTGTAATACTCTCAAATGTTTAAGATCCACGACATTTTGTGGTGCAGTCCACGCAGATACCGGCCTGGTGGTTTTGGCACGCATTCAGGTGATTTACCGTGCGGACCCTGTCACTGCAACAAAGGGCAGCAGACTGACATCATGCTGTCCTACCTACATACCTGCAGCCCTTTGGACAACGGGCAGAACAGCACCAGATGAACCAGTCTCCGCAAAGCTCTGGGCATCATGAGCGACTCTGCGAGGAGGCAGCGGAGCGAGAAACCAGGGATCCCTGTCCGATCACATCCTCACGGCAAACCTACGCCATGCGTCGCGGATAACCAGAAACCGCGCAGTGATGCGGCGCAGCGTATGCCATCAtatctcctccagctccctgtTTCACTGCAACAACAGCACGGGGTCTTTAGAGTACGGTTTGATCATCCAGTTTTTCAATTCAAGATCATTCGcatgaagagaaaaaatgaaaacaagagcGCGTCCTTGAAATTAGGCAATTTCAGATTTAAGCGCCATATGCGGCCAAAATTAAAGACCTCTTCCGGCCGCGATCACCAGCGAATCCGATTAACGCAAAACGCAGCTTTCTTCGTTATCTCGTCAGATGAAGCTGGACACAActgacacaggaaaaaaaaaccgGTGGATGATCCGACGAGCACACAACCTCCGCTGCCCAGCGACTCATCACTGCGCTCCGTTAAAGGGGAGGATGCGGGGTCTCAGCTGTGAGGTGGTTTTATGCCGCCGACATAAATTTAGCCTGCGTTTCCTGTCCTGTTCTTCCTGAGAGGAAACAACAACCGTCAACAGCACTTAAAGATAGATTTTAGATTATGCAGAGAAGTCAAAGCTGTTGAGAgattaaaaatgtcaacaaaaaataaaaaataaaataaaacactgggtTATTTTGCGTGCCCTTATTAACATTGAAGCAACAGATCTATTTGAGTCTACTTTTACATTATTGTCATGAACCTACTAGGACGTTGCATttattaagataagataaaataagataagattgactttattgatctccaACCGGGGCAATATGGGTATTACAGGTAGCAGATAACAGCAGttggggggggaaaaaagcaacagaaatagagaagtacaaaatacagaatacaaaataaaagctgactatatgtgtacattttatacaaagcactacataagagaaaaaaatatgtaaaaaatacatattgtCATGAAAATATACTGGCAaaaattctgtagaatttcacagactttacAGAAATTGTACATGGTGGTTAAAGCATTAatgctattgcacagaaataaatatgtatttgtcacagtagaatactattATTACTGATATGTAGAGCACTCAATATTGCAAGGACATTGACATATTGTAACATTTGTCTATTGTCCTTTAATTTGTTAATGGTTTCTTGTCAtcctgaatttgatgcctgcaacaaAGAATTGGGACAGAGGCATGTTTAACCCTGTGTCTTCTGTTGTAATGCATTTTCACTCTGTATTGACTGTGGACGACAGGAAACTGTCATAAAATTAATATataacatgaaacagaaaatgatgcagACTGACTTCAAACCTCATAGAAGCCCCATCATGCGTTAGTTTTCCAatgcattattttaaatgtacattCATCAATTTACACATAATATTCTCCAGGCAATGATTTCCTCTGTATCAAGCCTGACATATTTTGCTCATGTCGACCACGTAGACATATGCAGGAGGACAAAAAGCTTAAAGATCTGGGGATGAGAGACACTGATGGTGGCTGTGACAGCTTTGCAGAAGCAAAAGCCAAAGCTGCCCAGGTAAAAGGAGGTGGCTGACATCATAGAACCTCTTTTGGTTCAGGTGTCAGACTCTGAGTACGAGCGGCTGCAGGGGGACATCTTTCTGGCGGCTGAAGCTCTTGCAGATGACATCTCTCGTGCTGTGATTGGTGAAGAACGGTCTTTGACCAAGACCCACCAGGACGCCCACGCTGAGAGCAGGGACTCtatcacagctgctgttgactTTCTGCCTCAGTTTGGTCAAACAAAGCAATCAGGATGCGATGATTCAGGGGTTAAAAAATTTGTCCAGTGATGAGATGGTGCCATTCTCACAACAATTTCTCCTCCTTTTACTCCTCCAGAGTTGCACAGATGGGACGGTGCCTGAGTCACACCGACAACTGAGTACAAGGCAAACTCGTCAGTGAGCGCTTGCTGTTCCTCAGTTAAATTCCAGCAGGTGCAGTTCCTCGTGCAGCCACCTCAGCAGTGTGACCACATCACCAGAAATTTTGAATGAAGAATCTATTTCTGATTCTTTTGGTGTCACAACGAAACCAGATGGCTGAAAATATGAAGAATTTATCAAATATTCAGTAATCTGTTGCTGGAATAAACATATTCTAAAAGCAGGATGGCTTTTTAGAATAACAAGTTGAACTCTTTTTGATTGTCAATACATTACTCGTTTAATTGAAGATAATCACACTTCTGCATCGGTGTACTGCATGAAAGCAACAAGAAAAGCCAGAAATAAATGTATATGCATACATGGGACACACATTGTATCTGAATGGTTACCATGTATAAACACCACTGACGCAGCCCTTGGTTGATTTTGTCCCTGGGCCTCTTTAGAAACTTGTGAAGGAGCTTTCTGTGGGAGAACTGGGAGAACTGCAGATGGCAGAGATGGTTTGGTCTCTTTCTGACAGGGAATCCTGTCTGATTACTCCCCCACATGTCTTAACTTCCTCTCCACATGGTGGTGGTACTGGTCTTGGTCTagagcagtggttcccaacattttttttttttttatcatttgtatCACTGAGTATACTGAAAGTTTTCCTACATCCCTGAAAATCAAGAAGAGCTTGCAACCCTCCATGAAGCTTTGGGACCCACAGGTTGAGAACCGGTGGTTAAGAGGGAGATACCTCTTCAGCAGTTAGACACATACTGTCCTGTTGACCTAGAATCCTGA
The Chelmon rostratus isolate fCheRos1 chromosome 19, fCheRos1.pri, whole genome shotgun sequence DNA segment above includes these coding regions:
- the dipk1b gene encoding divergent protein kinase domain 1B translates to MMPRALRRLVHLVLFCPLSKGLQSRLPAIKVKYLLLAWMGILIASWVIYMQYASYSELCRGHVCHMVICDHYRRGIISGSSCKALCDQRTLTLQRCMSTSSIHQVYTGLWKERPVVIKCGVEDPVKTDGAPDSVLRQEMSLFDKPTRGTSMDEFKEMLHSFLKANLGEQSSLSTLVDRVITLADVNQDGKVSLAEAKSIWALLQINEFLLMVALQEKEHTPKLLGFCGDLYVTERVAHSSLYRLEVPHYLQALVPEALSSSLNHWLAPAWPRRARITIGLLEFVEEVFHGSYGSFLICDASPRHVGYNAKYDCKMANLRSVASEAVVRGFLRGRRCETNADCTYGRDCTATCDRLVKQCNTEVVQPNLAKVCVLLQDFLLFGAPSDLRGDLEKQLRTCVTLSGLASQMEVHHSLVLNNLKTLLWKKISNTQYS